A genomic region of Streptosporangium lutulentum contains the following coding sequences:
- a CDS encoding NADH-quinone oxidoreductase subunit G yields MTVQATTPAQTPVDLVTLTIDGFQVSVPKGTLIIRAAELLGIQIPRFCDHPLLEPAANCRQCLVDIPDAGNGRGFPKPQPSCAIEVAPGMVVQTQLTSPVAEKAQRGVMEMLLLNHPLDCPVCDKGGECPLQNQAMSNGQGESRFEEKKRTFDKPVALSSEVLLDRERCVQCARCIRFSDEIAGDPLIDFFERGAKEQVATANGEPFESYFSGNTIQICPVGALTGAAYRFQARPFDLVSTPSACEHCASGCSLRTDHRRGKVTRRLAGDDPEVNEEWNCDKGRWAFTYTTQPDRLKTPLVRDEEGRLVPASWPEAFAAAAKGLAAARGRAGVLVGGRLTVEEAYGYAKFARIALGTNDVDFRSRPHSAEEAQFLAHAVAGKGIEVRYSDLEKAPAVLLVGFEPDEESPIVFLRLRKAWRKKGLKVFSVAPFATPGLAKMGGTLIQAAPGSETAVLDDLAAVDALAVEAIRQPGAVILAGERLATVPGALSALLRLASSSGARLAWIPRRAGERGAIEAGALPNLLPIGRPVGDEAARAEVARVWNVSSLPEAEGRDTTAMLAAALDGELDALVIAGVDPYDLAAPQAALLAMENTPFIVSLEQRASAVTDRADVVLPVAAVAEKSGTFVDWEGRGRTFEEALPVPGVMSDLRVIAAIADHMDVHLGLPDPEAARRELASIGAWRGARVAAPGVGGQTAAAPQAGEAVLATWHQLLDDGRMQAGEPYLAGTARPAEALVSAATAAESGVVDGDKITVTTERGSLSLPVRIADLPDRVVWLPSNSAGRSVTRDLHATAGVIVKIGTAYGSEPGAASTVLPERASGTTAAGEANEER; encoded by the coding sequence ATGACCGTCCAAGCGACGACCCCGGCCCAGACGCCGGTAGACCTGGTCACCCTCACCATCGACGGCTTCCAGGTGAGCGTCCCGAAGGGCACGCTCATCATCCGGGCCGCCGAACTGCTGGGCATCCAGATCCCCCGGTTCTGCGACCACCCGCTGCTGGAGCCGGCGGCCAACTGCCGCCAGTGCCTGGTGGACATCCCCGACGCCGGCAACGGCCGCGGATTCCCCAAGCCGCAGCCCTCCTGCGCGATCGAGGTCGCCCCGGGCATGGTCGTGCAGACCCAGCTCACCTCCCCGGTCGCCGAGAAGGCGCAGCGCGGTGTCATGGAGATGCTGCTCCTGAACCACCCGCTCGACTGCCCCGTCTGCGACAAGGGCGGCGAGTGCCCGCTGCAGAACCAGGCCATGTCCAACGGCCAGGGCGAGAGCCGGTTCGAGGAGAAGAAGCGCACCTTCGACAAGCCGGTCGCGCTCTCCTCCGAGGTGCTGCTGGACCGCGAGCGCTGCGTCCAGTGCGCCCGCTGCATCCGCTTCTCCGATGAGATCGCCGGTGACCCGCTCATCGACTTCTTCGAGCGCGGGGCCAAGGAGCAGGTCGCCACGGCCAACGGTGAGCCGTTCGAGTCCTACTTCTCGGGCAACACCATCCAGATCTGCCCGGTGGGCGCGCTGACCGGTGCCGCCTACCGGTTCCAGGCCCGCCCGTTCGACCTGGTCTCCACGCCCAGCGCGTGCGAGCACTGCGCCAGCGGCTGCTCGCTCCGCACCGACCACCGCCGGGGCAAGGTCACCCGCCGTCTGGCCGGGGACGACCCGGAGGTCAACGAGGAGTGGAACTGCGACAAGGGTCGCTGGGCCTTCACCTACACGACCCAGCCCGACCGGCTCAAGACCCCCCTCGTCCGTGACGAGGAGGGGCGTCTGGTTCCGGCCTCCTGGCCCGAGGCGTTCGCCGCCGCGGCCAAGGGACTCGCCGCGGCTCGCGGCCGCGCGGGCGTGCTCGTCGGCGGTCGCCTCACCGTCGAGGAGGCGTACGGCTACGCCAAGTTCGCCCGGATCGCGCTCGGCACCAACGACGTCGACTTCCGGTCCCGGCCCCACTCCGCGGAAGAGGCGCAGTTCCTCGCGCACGCCGTCGCGGGCAAGGGCATCGAGGTCCGCTACTCGGACCTGGAGAAGGCCCCGGCCGTGCTCCTGGTGGGCTTCGAGCCCGACGAGGAGTCGCCGATCGTCTTCCTGCGCCTGCGCAAGGCGTGGCGGAAGAAGGGCCTGAAGGTCTTCTCGGTCGCGCCGTTCGCCACGCCAGGCCTGGCCAAGATGGGCGGCACGCTGATCCAGGCGGCGCCGGGCTCCGAGACCGCGGTCCTGGACGACCTGGCGGCCGTGGACGCGCTGGCCGTCGAGGCGATCAGGCAGCCGGGCGCGGTCATCCTCGCCGGTGAGCGGCTCGCCACCGTGCCGGGCGCGCTCTCGGCGCTTCTGCGGCTCGCCTCCTCCAGCGGCGCACGCCTGGCCTGGATCCCGCGTCGCGCCGGTGAGCGCGGCGCCATCGAGGCCGGAGCGCTGCCGAACCTGCTGCCGATCGGCCGTCCGGTCGGCGACGAGGCCGCCCGCGCCGAGGTGGCCAGGGTCTGGAACGTCTCCTCGCTTCCCGAGGCCGAGGGCCGCGACACCACCGCCATGCTGGCGGCGGCGCTGGACGGGGAGCTCGACGCCCTCGTCATCGCCGGTGTCGACCCCTACGACCTGGCGGCTCCGCAGGCCGCACTGCTGGCCATGGAGAACACCCCGTTCATCGTGAGCCTGGAGCAGCGCGCCAGCGCGGTCACCGACCGCGCCGACGTGGTGCTGCCGGTCGCGGCGGTGGCCGAGAAGTCCGGCACGTTCGTCGACTGGGAGGGGCGCGGGCGCACCTTCGAGGAGGCGCTGCCCGTCCCCGGCGTCATGAGCGACCTGCGGGTCATCGCCGCGATCGCCGACCACATGGACGTGCACCTCGGTCTCCCCGACCCGGAGGCCGCCCGCCGCGAGCTCGCCTCGATCGGCGCCTGGCGCGGTGCCAGAGTCGCCGCCCCCGGCGTCGGCGGCCAGACGGCCGCCGCCCCGCAGGCGGGGGAGGCCGTTCTGGCCACCTGGCACCAGCTGCTCGACGACGGCCGCATGCAGGCCGGCGAGCCGTACCTGGCGGGCACCGCCCGCCCTGCCGAGGCGCTGGTCTCCGCGGCCACCGCGGCCGAGTCGGGTGTCGTCGACGGCGACAAGATCACCGTCACCACCGAGCGGGGCTCGCTGAGCCTGCCGGTGCGGATCGCCGACCTGCCCGACCGGGTGGTGTGGCTGCCGTCGAACTCCGCCGGCCGTTCGGTGACCCGTGACCTGCATGCCACGGCCGGTGTCATCGTCAAGATCGGGACGGCCTACGGGAGCGAGCCCGGCGCGGCGAGCACCGTGCTTCCCGAGCGCGCCTCCGGCACGACTGCCGCCGGCGAAGCGAACGAGGAGCGGTAA
- the nuoF gene encoding NADH-quinone oxidoreductase subunit NuoF — protein MTTLTPVLTANWDQPNSFTLEGYGDYSAAKKALSMDPDAVIQAVKDSGLRGRGGAGFPTGMKWGFIPQGDGKPHYLVVNADESEPGTCKDIPLMMANPHSLVEGVIITSYAIRANHAFIYVRGEVVHVIRRLQAAVAEAYEKGLLGKDLFGSGYDLELVVHSGAGAYICGEETALLDSLEGHRGQPRLKPPFPAVAGLYASPTVVNNVESVASVPSIISNGADWFAGMGTEKSKGFGIFSLSGHVTRPGQYEAPLGITLRELLEMAGGIREGHRLKFWTPGGSSTPIFTDEHMDVPLDFESVGAKGSMLGTRALQIFDETTCVVRAVLRWTEFYAHESCGKCTPCREGTYWLKQVLKRLEKGQGTEEDLTTITDIADNILGRSFCALGDGATSPIHSSVKYFRDEYLKHFELGACPFDHAPSTVWGSK, from the coding sequence GTGACCACTCTTACCCCGGTTCTCACCGCGAACTGGGATCAGCCCAACTCCTTCACCCTGGAGGGCTACGGCGACTACTCGGCGGCCAAGAAGGCGCTGAGCATGGACCCCGACGCCGTCATCCAGGCCGTCAAGGACTCCGGACTGCGCGGCCGAGGCGGCGCGGGCTTCCCCACCGGCATGAAGTGGGGCTTCATCCCCCAGGGGGACGGCAAGCCGCACTATCTGGTGGTCAACGCGGACGAGTCCGAGCCGGGAACCTGCAAGGACATCCCGCTGATGATGGCCAACCCGCACTCGCTGGTCGAGGGCGTCATCATCACCTCCTACGCGATCCGCGCCAACCACGCCTTCATCTACGTGCGCGGCGAGGTCGTCCACGTCATCCGCCGCCTGCAGGCGGCCGTGGCCGAGGCGTACGAGAAGGGACTGCTCGGCAAGGACCTCTTCGGCTCCGGGTACGACCTGGAGCTCGTGGTCCACAGCGGAGCGGGCGCCTACATCTGCGGCGAGGAGACGGCGCTGCTGGACTCGCTGGAGGGTCATCGCGGCCAACCTCGGCTCAAGCCCCCCTTCCCGGCCGTGGCGGGGCTCTACGCCTCGCCCACTGTCGTGAACAACGTGGAGTCCGTGGCCAGTGTTCCCTCGATCATCTCCAACGGGGCCGACTGGTTCGCGGGGATGGGCACCGAGAAGTCCAAGGGCTTCGGCATCTTCTCGCTGAGCGGGCACGTGACCAGGCCCGGCCAGTACGAGGCGCCGCTCGGCATCACGCTGCGCGAGCTGCTGGAGATGGCGGGCGGGATCCGGGAGGGGCACCGGCTCAAGTTCTGGACCCCCGGCGGATCGAGCACCCCGATCTTCACCGACGAGCACATGGACGTTCCGCTCGACTTCGAGTCGGTCGGGGCCAAGGGATCCATGCTCGGCACCCGGGCCCTGCAGATCTTCGACGAGACCACCTGCGTGGTCCGCGCCGTCCTGCGGTGGACCGAGTTCTACGCGCACGAGTCCTGCGGCAAGTGCACCCCCTGCCGGGAGGGCACCTACTGGCTCAAGCAGGTGCTCAAGAGGCTGGAGAAGGGTCAGGGCACCGAAGAGGACCTGACCACGATCACCGACATCGCCGACAACATCCTGGGCCGCTCCTTCTGCGCCCTGGGCGACGGTGCCACCAGCCCCATCCACTCGTCGGTGAAGTACTTCCGCGACGAGTACCTCAAGCACTTCGAGCTCGGCGCCTGCCCGTTCGACCACGCTCCTTCCACGGTGTGGGGGAGCAAGTGA
- the nuoE gene encoding NADH-quinone oxidoreductase subunit NuoE, which produces MDKGYAPQVRERLEREAKEIIGRYPKPRSALLPLLHLVQAEDGYVSDDGHEFCAEMLGLSKAEVVGVSTFYTMYKRKPAGQYHVGVCINTLCAVMGGDQIWDELSEHTGLAHDETSPDGKISLERLECNAACDFAPVMMVNWEFFDNQTPASAKQLVDDLKDGKEISPTRGPKRLCTFKEASRVLSGLPDGLAGDGPSASGPSLEGLKIAKANGWKAPEA; this is translated from the coding sequence ATGGACAAGGGCTACGCGCCGCAGGTCCGCGAGCGTCTCGAACGCGAGGCCAAGGAGATCATCGGCCGCTACCCCAAGCCGCGGTCGGCCCTGCTGCCCCTGCTGCACCTGGTGCAGGCGGAGGACGGTTACGTCTCCGACGACGGCCACGAGTTCTGCGCCGAGATGCTCGGGCTGAGCAAGGCCGAGGTCGTGGGCGTCTCCACCTTCTACACGATGTACAAGCGAAAGCCGGCGGGCCAGTATCACGTCGGCGTGTGCATCAACACCCTGTGCGCGGTCATGGGCGGCGACCAGATCTGGGACGAGCTCTCCGAGCACACCGGCCTCGCCCATGACGAGACCAGCCCGGACGGGAAGATCTCGCTGGAGCGGCTGGAGTGCAACGCGGCCTGCGACTTCGCCCCGGTGATGATGGTCAACTGGGAGTTCTTCGACAACCAGACCCCCGCCTCGGCCAAGCAGCTCGTCGACGACCTCAAGGACGGCAAGGAAATCTCGCCGACCCGGGGTCCGAAGAGGCTCTGCACGTTCAAGGAGGCCTCGCGGGTGCTGTCCGGCCTGCCCGACGGCCTGGCCGGCGACGGCCCCTCGGCGAGCGGCCCCTCCCTTGAGGGCCTGAAGATCGCCAAGGCCAACGGATGGAAGGCTCCGGAAGCGTGA
- a CDS encoding NADH-quinone oxidoreductase subunit D, with the protein MSAPYEEATEGKVYNVSGNDWAELLETLTGQQDEQLVINMGPQHPSTHGVLRLILNLDGETVTEARTVIGYLHTGIEKNTEFRTWTQGTTFVTRMDYLAPIFNETVYCMGVEKLLGITDRIPDRAQAIRVMMMELTRISSHMVAIGTFGMELGATTPFLFGSREREMVLDVMEYITGLRMNMAYIRPGGVAVDLPAGAVDKVGELLKVMPGRIKDLRKMLDANPVYLARTKDVAYLDLTGCMALGVTGPMLRAAGLPWDLRKSQPYCGYETYEFDVPTEKSADVYGRYLVRVAEMEESLKIIEQALDRLSGPLKNGRVMVDDKKIGWPSQLALGPDGLGNSPDHIAHIMSGSMEALIHHFKLVTEGFRVPAGQAFASVESPRGELGAHVVSDGGTRPYRVHFRDPSFTNLQAMPATCEGGMVADVISAVASIDPVMGGVDR; encoded by the coding sequence GTGAGCGCTCCCTATGAGGAGGCCACCGAGGGCAAGGTCTACAACGTCTCCGGCAACGACTGGGCGGAACTCCTCGAAACCCTCACCGGCCAGCAGGACGAGCAGCTCGTCATCAACATGGGCCCGCAGCACCCGTCCACGCACGGCGTGCTCCGCCTGATCCTGAACCTGGACGGCGAGACGGTCACCGAGGCCCGCACGGTCATCGGCTACCTGCACACCGGCATCGAGAAGAACACCGAGTTCCGGACGTGGACCCAGGGGACCACGTTCGTCACCCGGATGGACTACCTCGCGCCGATCTTCAACGAGACCGTCTACTGCATGGGCGTCGAGAAGCTGCTCGGCATCACCGACCGGATCCCCGACCGGGCCCAGGCCATCCGCGTGATGATGATGGAGCTCACCCGCATCTCCTCGCACATGGTGGCCATCGGCACCTTCGGCATGGAGCTGGGCGCGACCACGCCGTTCCTCTTCGGGTCCCGCGAGCGCGAGATGGTGCTCGACGTGATGGAGTACATCACCGGCCTGCGGATGAACATGGCCTACATCCGGCCGGGCGGCGTGGCCGTCGACCTGCCGGCCGGCGCCGTGGACAAGGTCGGCGAGCTGCTCAAGGTCATGCCGGGGCGCATCAAGGACCTGCGCAAGATGCTCGACGCGAACCCGGTCTATCTGGCCCGGACCAAGGACGTCGCCTACCTCGACCTCACCGGCTGCATGGCGCTGGGCGTCACCGGCCCGATGCTGCGGGCCGCGGGCCTGCCGTGGGACCTGCGCAAGTCGCAGCCCTACTGCGGCTACGAGACCTACGAGTTCGACGTCCCGACCGAGAAGAGCGCCGACGTCTACGGCCGGTATCTCGTCCGGGTGGCCGAGATGGAGGAATCGCTCAAGATCATTGAGCAGGCCCTCGACCGCCTGTCGGGGCCGCTCAAGAACGGCCGCGTGATGGTGGACGACAAGAAGATCGGCTGGCCCTCGCAGCTCGCGCTCGGCCCCGACGGCCTGGGCAACTCGCCCGACCACATCGCGCACATCATGAGCGGTTCGATGGAAGCGCTGATCCACCACTTCAAGCTCGTGACCGAGGGCTTCCGGGTCCCCGCGGGACAGGCTTTCGCCTCGGTCGAGTCGCCTCGCGGCGAGCTCGGCGCCCACGTGGTCAGCGACGGCGGCACCCGCCCCTACCGCGTACACTTCCGCGACCCGTCCTTCACGAACCTGCAGGCCATGCCCGCGACATGCGAAGGCGGCATGGTCGCCGACGTCATCTCGGCCGTGGCCTCGATCGACCCGGTCATGGGAGGTGTCGACCGATGA
- a CDS encoding NADH-quinone oxidoreductase subunit C has translation MSTDNLPEVPEEPIAHLGMFGASGTGDTSGYGGLVVRRRPELSSPRPYGGYFDTIADELERALGGNLADAVERVVVDRDELTFHVKRERLIEVAQILRDDPALRFELSLGVSGVHYPHLVGEELHAVIHLCSITHNRRLRVEVSCPDDDRHIPSTVSVYPTHDWHERETWDFFGIIFDGHPALTRIMMPDDWDGHPQRKDYPLGGIPVEYRGAEIPAPDQRRSYK, from the coding sequence ATGAGTACTGACAACCTCCCAGAGGTCCCGGAGGAGCCGATCGCCCATCTGGGCATGTTCGGCGCCTCGGGCACCGGTGACACCTCCGGTTACGGCGGTCTGGTCGTACGGCGCAGGCCCGAGCTGTCCAGTCCCCGCCCCTACGGCGGGTACTTCGACACCATCGCCGACGAGCTCGAACGCGCGCTCGGCGGAAACCTCGCCGACGCCGTCGAGCGCGTGGTCGTGGACCGGGACGAGCTGACCTTCCACGTGAAGCGCGAGCGCCTGATCGAGGTCGCCCAGATCCTGCGCGACGACCCCGCCCTCCGCTTCGAGCTCTCGCTCGGCGTCTCCGGCGTGCACTATCCCCACCTCGTGGGCGAGGAGCTGCACGCGGTGATCCACCTGTGCTCGATCACGCACAACCGGCGCCTGCGCGTCGAGGTGTCCTGCCCCGACGACGACAGGCACATCCCCTCCACGGTCTCGGTCTACCCGACCCACGACTGGCACGAGCGGGAGACCTGGGACTTCTTCGGGATCATTTTCGACGGCCATCCGGCGCTGACCCGCATCATGATGCCTGACGACTGGGACGGTCACCCCCAGCGTAAGGACTATCCGCTCGGCGGCATCCCGGTCGAGTACCGGGGCGCGGAGATCCCCGCGCCGGACCAGAGGAGGTCTTACAAGTGA
- a CDS encoding NuoB/complex I 20 kDa subunit family protein, whose product MGLEEKLPSGFMLSTVEQLAGWARKNSVWPATFGLACCAIELMSTGGPKHDLARFGMERASASPRQADLMIVAGRLSQKMAPVLRQIYDQMAEPKWVIAMGVCASSGGMFNNYAIVQGVDHVVPVDIYLPGCPPRPEMLIDAIVKLHDKIQNTKFGAHRAKQIDELELQALRTLPLIDQGSAK is encoded by the coding sequence ATGGGTCTTGAAGAGAAACTTCCGAGCGGGTTCATGCTCAGCACGGTCGAGCAGCTTGCCGGCTGGGCACGCAAGAACTCCGTATGGCCGGCGACGTTCGGTCTCGCCTGCTGCGCCATCGAGCTGATGTCCACGGGCGGTCCCAAGCACGACCTGGCGCGCTTCGGCATGGAGCGCGCTTCGGCGTCTCCGCGCCAGGCCGACCTGATGATCGTGGCGGGCCGCCTGTCGCAGAAGATGGCCCCGGTGCTGCGCCAGATCTACGACCAGATGGCCGAGCCCAAGTGGGTCATCGCGATGGGCGTCTGCGCGTCCAGCGGCGGCATGTTCAACAACTACGCCATCGTGCAGGGCGTGGACCACGTCGTCCCCGTCGACATCTACCTGCCCGGCTGCCCGCCGCGGCCCGAGATGCTCATCGACGCGATCGTGAAGCTGCACGACAAGATCCAGAACACGAAGTTCGGTGCGCACCGCGCCAAGCAGATCGACGAGCTCGAACTGCAGGCGCTGCGGACGCTGCCGCTGATCGACCAGGGGAGCGCCAAATGA
- a CDS encoding NADH-quinone oxidoreductase subunit A: protein MELYAPILVLAVLAAGFAIFSVTIAPFTGPKRWNRAKLDAYECGIEPTPQPVGGGRFPLKYMITAMLFIVFDIEIIFLYPWAVAFDQLGIFGLVEMVLFIVTVLVAYAYVWRRKGLDWD, encoded by the coding sequence ATGGAGCTGTATGCACCCATCCTCGTACTCGCCGTTCTCGCGGCGGGATTTGCGATCTTCTCAGTGACGATCGCGCCCTTCACCGGTCCCAAGCGCTGGAACCGCGCGAAACTCGACGCTTACGAATGCGGTATCGAACCGACGCCCCAGCCTGTGGGCGGTGGCCGATTCCCGCTGAAATACATGATCACCGCGATGCTCTTCATCGTGTTCGACATCGAGATCATCTTTCTCTACCCGTGGGCGGTCGCTTTCGATCAGCTCGGAATCTTCGGGTTGGTCGAGATGGTGTTGTTCATCGTCACCGTGCTCGTGGCCTACGCGTACGTGTGGCGCCGCAAGGGTCTGGACTGGGACTAG
- a CDS encoding geranylgeranyl reductase family protein, whose translation MTVPAATQRNVAEADADVIVVGAGPAGSTTAFHLAQAGLDVLLLEKTTFPREKVCGDGLTPRAVKQLIGMGIDIDAPGWIRNKGLRVVGGGMRFELDWPDLSSYPDFGLVRTRQDFDEILANNAVRAGVRMLQGVNVTAPILDDRSGHIVGVTAKKDGEEVSYRSRLVVAADGNSTRISLAMGLHKREDRPMGVAVRTYFTSPRHQDDYLETWLELWDEDTLLPGYGWIFGVGDGTSNVGLGLLNTSEAFKGMDYRDLLKRWVKGMPAEWGYVEENMTSPIRGAALPMAFNRQPHYTRGLVLVGDAGGMINPFNGEGIAYAMETGHIAAEAVVQALGRSTPAQRERVLRAYPTMLKDAYGGYFTLGRGFVELLGHPGVMNFATRHALPHPHLMRFALKLLANLTDRRGDASDRIINALSKVAPSA comes from the coding sequence GTGACCGTGCCAGCCGCCACACAGCGGAACGTCGCTGAGGCTGACGCCGACGTAATCGTCGTCGGCGCCGGGCCCGCCGGTTCGACAACCGCTTTTCACCTCGCACAGGCCGGACTTGACGTCCTGTTGCTTGAGAAGACCACATTCCCCCGTGAGAAGGTCTGCGGCGACGGGCTGACCCCCCGAGCGGTCAAGCAGCTCATCGGCATGGGGATCGACATCGACGCTCCCGGGTGGATCCGGAACAAGGGTCTGCGCGTCGTCGGCGGTGGGATGCGCTTCGAGCTCGACTGGCCCGACCTCTCCAGCTACCCGGACTTCGGGCTGGTCCGCACCCGCCAGGACTTCGACGAAATCCTGGCGAACAACGCGGTGCGCGCGGGTGTCCGGATGCTCCAGGGCGTCAACGTCACGGCTCCGATCCTCGACGACCGCAGCGGCCACATCGTCGGCGTCACCGCCAAGAAGGACGGCGAGGAGGTCTCCTACCGATCTCGCCTGGTGGTCGCCGCCGACGGCAACTCCACCCGGATCTCCCTGGCGATGGGGCTGCACAAGCGCGAGGACCGCCCGATGGGCGTCGCCGTACGGACGTACTTCACCAGTCCGCGCCACCAGGACGACTATCTGGAGACCTGGCTGGAGCTGTGGGACGAGGACACCCTGCTGCCCGGCTACGGCTGGATCTTCGGCGTCGGCGACGGCACGTCCAACGTGGGCCTGGGGCTGCTGAACACCAGTGAGGCGTTCAAGGGCATGGACTACCGCGACCTGCTCAAGCGCTGGGTGAAGGGCATGCCCGCCGAGTGGGGGTACGTCGAGGAGAACATGACCTCCCCCATCAGGGGCGCCGCGCTGCCGATGGCCTTCAACCGCCAGCCGCACTACACGCGGGGCCTGGTGCTGGTCGGCGACGCGGGGGGGATGATCAACCCGTTCAACGGGGAGGGCATCGCCTACGCCATGGAGACGGGCCACATCGCCGCCGAGGCCGTCGTCCAGGCGCTGGGCAGATCGACTCCCGCGCAGCGGGAGCGGGTGCTGCGGGCCTATCCCACGATGCTGAAGGACGCCTACGGCGGCTACTTCACCCTCGGCAGGGGCTTCGTGGAGTTGCTCGGGCACCCCGGTGTGATGAACTTCGCCACCCGTCACGCACTGCCCCACCCCCACCTGATGCGGTTCGCGTTGAAACTCCTTGCTAACCTCACCGATCGGCGAGGCGATGCGTCAGACCGCATCATCAACGCTCTGTCGAAGGTTGCGCCGTCGGCATGA